The following proteins come from a genomic window of Prionailurus viverrinus isolate Anna chromosome D1, UM_Priviv_1.0, whole genome shotgun sequence:
- the LOC125177199 gene encoding olfactory receptor 52A1-like gives MSVSNITVFRPSVLTLIGIPGLETVQCWIGIPFCVMYLIAMIGNSLLLIIIRSERSLHEPMYIFVGMLGVTDIVLGTSIVPKMLGIFWFHVPEIYFDSCLLQMGLIHTFQCIESGILLAMALDRYVAICYPLRHAAIFTHRLVTQIAAVVTLRAAFLGAPCLILIKFRFQFYHTTIISHCYCEHMAIVKMAAENARVNKIYGLFVAFTVAGFDLIFITLSYIQIFITVFRLPQKEARLKAFNTCIAHICVFLQFYILAFFSFFTHRFGAHVPPYIHILFSSFYLLVPPFFNPLVYGAKTKQIRIHLVKMLCS, from the coding sequence ATGTCCGTTTCCAACATCACAGTCTTCAGGCCTTCTGTGTTGACGCTGATAGGGATCCCAGGCCTAGAGACTGTGCAGTGCTGGATTGGGATTCCATTCTGTGTCATGTATCTCATTGCTATGATTGGAAACTCCTTGCTTCTGATCATCATCAGGTCAGAGCGCAGCCTCCATGAGCCCATGTACATTTTCGTAGGCATGCTGGGAGTCACAGATATTGTACTTGGCACGAGCATTGTGCCCAAGATGCTTGGAATCTTCTGGTTTCATGTGCCAGAGATTTATTTTGATTCTTGCTTGCTTCAAATGGGGCTCATCCACACATTTCAGTGCATAGAGTCAGGCATCCTGTTGGCCATGGCTTTGGACCGTTATGTGGCCATCTGTTATCCACTAAGACATGCTGCCATCTTCACCCACCGCCTAGTCACCCAAATAGCGGCTGTGGTAACACTCAGGGCCGCTTTCCTAGGAGCCCCGTGCCTAATACTGATAAAGTTCCGGTTTCAGTTTTACCATACAACCATCATCTCCCACTGCTACTGTGAGCATATGGCCATTGTGAAAATGGCTGCAGAAAATGCACGGGTCAACAAAATCTATGGCTTGTTTGTGGCATTCACTGTTGCAGGGTTTGACCTCATATTCATCACTTTGTCCTACATACAGATATTTATCACCGTTTTTCGTCTGCCCCAGAAGGAGGCTCGGTTGAAAGCATTCAATACGTGCATCGCTCacatctgtgtctttctccagttctacatccttgccttcttctccttcttcacaCATAGGTTTGGTGCTCATGTTCCCCCTTATATCCACATCCTCTTTTCTAGCTTCTACTTGCTGGTCCCCCCGTTTTTCAATCCACTTGTCTATGGTGCCAAGACCAAGCAGATCCGCATTCACTTGGTAAAGATGTTGTGTTCATAA
- the LOC125177187 gene encoding olfactory receptor 52A1-like → MSISNITVFMPSVLTLIGIPGLETVQCWVGIPFCVMYLIAMIGNSLLLIIIRSERSLHEPMYIFVGMLGVTDIALATTIMPKMLGIFWFHVPDIYFDSCLLQMWLIHTFQGIESGLLLAMAVDRYVAICYPLRHAAIVTHRLVTQIGAVITLRAAFLVAPCLILIKFRFQFYHTTIISHSYCEHMAIVKLAASDVRVNKIYGLFAAFTVAVFDLTFITLSYAQIFSTVFHLPQKEARLKAFNTCITHICVFLPFYLLAFFSFFTHRFGAHVPPYIHILFSSLYLLVPPFLNPLVYGAKTKQIRIHLVKMLYS, encoded by the coding sequence ATGTCCATTTCCAACATCACAGTCTTCATGCCTTCTGTGTTGACGCTGATAGGGATCCCAGGCCTAGAGACTGTGCAGTGCTGGGTTGGGATTCCATTCTGTGTCATGTATCTCATTGCTATGATTGGAAACTCCTTGCTTCTGATCATCATCAGGTCAGAGCGCAGCCTCCATGAGCCCATGTACATTTTCGTAGGCATGCTGGGAGTCACAGATATTGCGCTTGCTACCACCATTATGCCCAAGATGCTTGGAATTTTCTGGTTTCATGTGCCAGACATTTATTTTGATTCCTGTTTGCTTCAAATGTGGCTAATCCACACATTTCAGGGCATAGAGTCAGGCCTTCTGTTGGCCATGGCTGTGGACCGTTATGTGGCCATCTGTTATCCACTAAGACATGCTGCCATCGTCACGCACCGCCTAGTCACCCAGATAGGGGCAGTGATAACACTCAGGGCCGCTTTCCTAGTAGCCCCGTGCCTAATACTGATAAAGTTCCGGTTTCAGTTTTACCATACAACCATCATCTCCCACTCTTACTGTGAGCATATGGCCATTGTGAAACTGGCTGCATCAGATGTGCGGGTCAACAAAATTTATGGCTTGTTTGCAGCATTCACCGTTGCAGTGTTTGACCTCACATTCATCACTTTGTCTTATGCACAGATCTTTTCCACAGTTTTTCATTTACCCCAGAAGGAGGCTCGGTTGAAAGCATTCAATACGTGCATCACTCACATATGCGTCTTCCTCCCGTTCTACCTCCttgccttcttctccttcttcacaCATAGGTTTGGTGCTCATGTTCCCCCTTATATCCACATCCTCTTTTCTAGCCTCTACTTGCTGGTCCCTCCATTTCTCAATCCACTTGTCTATGGTGCCAAGACCAAGCAGATCCGGATTCACCTGGTAAAGATGCTCTATTCATAA